The proteins below come from a single Miscanthus floridulus cultivar M001 chromosome 1, ASM1932011v1, whole genome shotgun sequence genomic window:
- the LOC136452790 gene encoding uncharacterized protein: protein MSTASDATIKEAKTTDVERRKERKERKATKIVAREAREKKKEEQRLKEKKKRKEARRIAREARVKRRVARAQEKEKNEYDASSSEISSSLDDGDDDVSYHASKDSKKVKSKDKKNDSDDKGSNNKKKKYAAVSFNYSYLSNHNKRSFINVPTGKLPHFDGTNFAK, encoded by the coding sequence ATGTCGACAGCAAGTGACGCCACCATCAAAGAAGCCAAGACCACCGATGTcgaaagaagaaaggaaagaaaagaaagaaaagccaccAAAATTGTAgcaagagaagctagagaaaagaagaaggaagagcagcggctcaaggaaaagaagaagagaaaagaagctagaagaatcgCAAGAGAGGCAAGAGTCAAGAGAAGGGTAGCAAGAGCTCaagagaaagagaagaatgagtatgatgcatcatctagtgagatTTCTAGTAGCttggatgatggagatgatgatgtgtcataccatgcttcaaaagatagcaagaaggtgaagagcaaggacaagaAGAATGATAGCGATgacaagggcagcaacaacaagaagaagaaatatgccgccgtatcctttaattattcttatttgtctaaccataataAAAGGTCCTTTATCAATGTACCCACgggcaagttgcctcattttgatgggacaaactttgccaagtag